A genomic segment from Paenibacillus sp. FSL K6-1096 encodes:
- a CDS encoding prolyl oligopeptidase family serine peptidase: MVQVDGQETKVAARLTHKVFFERDDIEFTFQWLLSFVHCGGVSQGEVFKLARNIDPNSMASWKTEFEKEAVKIEATAENCLNKGHLISASEAFIRAHSYYRAAFYGAFPGEPDFARYHGKSVECFRKALDAKSEQIPHEWVEVEYKGYKFPGCFLKAEHGDAPKPTIIFHNGGETHKEDTYFLGGQAAIDRGYNALIVDLPYDVCVRFYEPEATARNFPREELYNVYRATTDFVLARPDVDPERLVVSGMSYGGAKTMVHANCDDRFAAAVPNSPVYSMATFIERGMPSFLRGTSEEAAEQSKKMPYTGQVLFAGLAWSHGLDSIAEWHGSAGEVMEVDPQDVKCPLLSMYSEAEHPEMQRQAIDTYEKAPNEKNAIFKGTEEDGADLHCQLNNLPLSFQVMFDWLDEVLGYNLQVPVPQ; encoded by the coding sequence ATGGTACAGGTAGACGGACAAGAGACTAAGGTGGCTGCACGGTTGACGCATAAGGTGTTCTTTGAGCGGGATGATATTGAGTTCACCTTCCAGTGGCTGCTGTCGTTCGTACATTGCGGCGGTGTGTCACAGGGGGAAGTATTTAAGCTTGCACGGAACATCGATCCGAACTCTATGGCCAGCTGGAAGACGGAATTCGAGAAGGAAGCCGTTAAAATCGAAGCAACGGCGGAGAACTGCCTGAACAAGGGCCATCTGATCAGCGCCAGCGAGGCCTTTATCCGTGCCCACTCGTATTACCGGGCGGCCTTCTATGGAGCTTTTCCCGGGGAACCGGATTTCGCTCGGTATCACGGCAAAAGTGTGGAATGCTTCCGCAAGGCGCTGGATGCGAAGTCTGAGCAGATTCCCCATGAATGGGTCGAGGTCGAATACAAGGGGTATAAGTTCCCAGGCTGCTTCCTGAAGGCAGAACACGGCGATGCGCCCAAGCCGACAATTATCTTTCATAACGGCGGGGAGACCCACAAGGAGGACACTTACTTTCTCGGCGGGCAGGCGGCCATCGACCGGGGATATAACGCCCTGATTGTAGACCTTCCTTATGATGTATGTGTCCGGTTCTACGAGCCTGAGGCAACGGCCCGGAACTTCCCGCGCGAGGAGCTGTATAATGTCTACAGAGCCACCACGGATTTCGTTCTGGCCCGTCCGGATGTGGATCCTGAGCGGCTGGTGGTCAGCGGCATGAGCTATGGCGGGGCCAAGACAATGGTTCATGCAAACTGTGATGACCGCTTCGCAGCGGCAGTTCCTAACTCGCCTGTATATTCTATGGCCACCTTCATTGAACGCGGGATGCCTTCGTTCCTGAGGGGAACCTCAGAAGAAGCTGCTGAGCAGAGCAAGAAGATGCCATATACCGGTCAGGTCCTGTTCGCCGGATTAGCCTGGTCTCATGGCTTGGACAGCATTGCCGAGTGGCATGGTTCAGCCGGAGAAGTGATGGAGGTTGATCCGCAAGACGTCAAGTGTCCCCTGCTCTCCATGTATTCGGAAGCGGAGCATCCCGAGATGCAGCGGCAGGCGATAGACACTTACGAGAAGGCCCCGAATGAGAAGAATGCGATCTTCAAAGGGACCGAAGAGGATGGCGCCGATCTGCACTGCCAATTGAACAATCTGCCGCTTAGCTTCCAGGTGATGTTTGACTGGCTGGATGAGGTGCTGGGTTATAACCTTCAAGTTCCGGTACCGCAATAA
- a CDS encoding TetR/AcrR family transcriptional regulator — MTNEKQGLRERKKEETRRTLSEAALKLALERGVAQVRVEDIAVAANVSMRTFNNYFASKEAAIVGNAYERAERLAATLAGRPHDEPLADSVRAAVLAGFSEAPDRQWLARVGLLRDDPALIGATRKVEIEIEQDLARVIAARTSKDAKLDLQPALLASMLLAAIRTAVFYWANDPRGGSTLLETLGQAILHVQFGH, encoded by the coding sequence ATGACGAATGAAAAACAGGGCTTGAGAGAACGCAAGAAGGAAGAGACCCGGCGGACACTCAGTGAAGCCGCGCTTAAGCTCGCGCTTGAACGGGGAGTCGCACAGGTCCGGGTGGAGGATATTGCCGTAGCCGCCAATGTGTCTATGCGAACGTTCAATAACTATTTTGCGTCCAAGGAGGCGGCGATTGTCGGCAATGCTTATGAGCGTGCCGAGCGGCTGGCGGCTACCCTGGCCGGACGTCCGCATGATGAACCGCTTGCGGATTCGGTCCGGGCCGCAGTGCTGGCCGGCTTCTCCGAAGCCCCGGACCGGCAATGGCTGGCGCGTGTCGGCCTTCTCCGGGATGATCCCGCATTAATCGGCGCAACGCGGAAGGTGGAGATCGAGATTGAGCAGGACCTCGCCCGGGTCATTGCAGCCCGCACCTCAAAGGATGCGAAGCTTGACCTGCAACCGGCGCTGCTTGCCTCGATGCTGCTTGCGGCGATCCGCACAGCCGTCTTTTATTGGGCTAATGACCCCCGGGGAGGAAGCACGCTCCTGGAGACACTTGGACAAGCCATCTTGCATGTGCAATTCGGGCATTAA